In Campylobacter sp. VBCF_01 NA2, one DNA window encodes the following:
- a CDS encoding MATE family efflux transporter codes for MKEISLTKLSLAIYADMFLRLVTALINTYMISLVDVRLVGALGAGNQVFLLFITVFGFLAVGCSVVVAQALGARNKILALRAIHTSITFNALIGGLSGVFVFSCATLLLRALQVPSELLADSTIYLKIISIVFAIDAVAIVFSAIIRVYGYANYIIIISVTMNIITLVGNFIALFQPFGLPFYGLFGVGISTIIGRIVGVILFALIAVKIIKLKFYFSMFLKIKFEILRKILSVGLPSAGENLLWITQYLVAFAFVASMGEASLTVQTIYFQISSFIFFGGSAISMANEVIVGRLVGAKEPERAYSHTFHALKIGLIVTAFFIAVVFFARELIMSALNLGGAHKEIMRPLFYLTIILELGRTFNIVFVNALRASGDARFPFLMGLIFMWGVSLPVGYFLGISLGIGILGVWIGFLCDEWLRGGANTWRWISKKWQSKRLV; via the coding sequence ATGAAGGAAATTTCACTAACAAAACTAAGCCTAGCAATCTATGCGGATATGTTTTTGCGCCTAGTTACCGCGCTGATTAACACCTATATGATAAGCCTTGTCGATGTCAGGCTCGTAGGCGCGCTGGGCGCTGGCAATCAGGTATTTTTGCTTTTTATCACGGTTTTTGGGTTTTTGGCTGTGGGTTGCTCGGTCGTGGTCGCCCAAGCTCTGGGGGCTAGGAATAAAATTTTAGCCCTGCGCGCAATACATACTAGCATTACCTTTAACGCCCTAATCGGCGGACTTAGCGGGGTTTTTGTATTTTCGTGCGCCACGCTTTTACTCCGTGCCTTACAGGTGCCAAGCGAACTTCTCGCTGATAGCACGATTTATCTAAAAATCATTAGCATTGTCTTTGCAATCGACGCTGTGGCGATAGTTTTTAGCGCGATAATCCGCGTGTATGGCTATGCAAACTACATAATCATCATCTCAGTAACGATGAATATCATCACTTTGGTTGGAAATTTTATCGCACTTTTCCAGCCCTTTGGACTGCCATTTTATGGGCTTTTTGGCGTGGGAATTAGCACGATTATCGGGCGGATTGTGGGCGTGATACTTTTCGCGCTAATTGCCGTAAAAATCATAAAACTAAAATTTTACTTTTCAATGTTTTTGAAAATAAAATTTGAAATTTTACGCAAAATTTTATCCGTGGGACTGCCGAGCGCTGGGGAAAATCTGCTTTGGATCACGCAATATCTAGTCGCCTTTGCCTTTGTAGCAAGTATGGGCGAGGCAAGTCTTACGGTGCAGACGATTTATTTTCAGATTTCAAGCTTTATTTTCTTTGGCGGAAGCGCCATTAGCATGGCAAACGAGGTCATCGTAGGTCGCCTAGTGGGCGCAAAAGAGCCAGAACGCGCGTATTCGCACACCTTTCACGCGCTAAAAATCGGTCTAATCGTCACGGCGTTTTTCATCGCGGTTGTATTTTTCGCGCGCGAGCTAATCATGAGCGCGCTAAATCTGGGCGGGGCGCACAAAGAAATCATGCGGCCGCTGTTTTATCTAACGATAATCTTAGAGCTTGGGCGCACTTTCAATATCGTTTTCGTAAATGCTCTACGCGCCAGCGGCGATGCGAGATTTCCGTTTTTAATGGGGTTGATTTTCATGTGGGGCGTGTCGCTTCCGGTGGGGTATTTTTTAGGCATTTCGCTTGGAATCGGGATTTTGGGCGTTTGGATTGGGTTTTTGTGCGATGAGTGGCTCAGAGGCGGGGCGAATACTTGGCGGTGGATTAGCAAAAAATGGCAGAGCAAACGATTAGTCTAA
- the abc-f gene encoding ribosomal protection-like ABC-F family protein: MALVDLIDVVKKFGSNTVLDGVNFSLSSGERVAIIGKNGGGKSTLMKIIAGEYEIDGGRVITQNGINIQMLEQSPKFDDNLSVKDALKRELKEIYDAIDEYNQILEQISNDPQNEALLTRQNELNKFIDAKDGWNIDNKIERILEHFGLKIYENRSACTLSGGEIRRVALGALVLKKPDILLLDEPTNHLDVYMVRFLEDMLLNSKQTILFISHDRYFIDKLATRSIEIEEGKLSFFDGGYENYLRRKQEILASLQKSHETLLKQLKYEEEWLHRGVKARLKRDEGRKARVLAMREEAKKNPGVIRRVKLELERASRNFNGTGGENRKKMLFECKNVSKILNGKDLFKGFSARVLQGERIGIVGANGAGKSTLLKMLIGKTRIDGGEIKRGDIKIGYFDQARSEISGDKSLIEIFCPNGGDHIMVRGHYMHVYGYLKNFLFPKEFLDKPVSVLSGGEKNRVALAKLFTEQYDCLILDEPTNDLDIATINILEDYLLSFEGAVIIVSHDRYFIDKITNKLWAFEKGKIEQIYIPYSEYLEYEDEIKDLEIYESEVASSAGDTAPEIKENKKEKTATTKLSYKQNKILEEYPAKIEEIENRIKELNHALSTPEIYQQIGLQPLFEELEEKKGALNQMENEYFEVLSLAENLK; encoded by the coding sequence TTGGCATTAGTTGATTTGATTGATGTAGTTAAAAAATTCGGTTCAAACACTGTCCTTGACGGCGTGAATTTCAGCCTAAGCTCTGGCGAGAGAGTCGCAATCATCGGCAAAAACGGCGGCGGAAAATCTACGCTGATGAAAATCATCGCTGGTGAGTATGAAATCGACGGCGGTCGTGTCATCACGCAAAATGGCATAAATATCCAAATGCTAGAACAAAGCCCGAAATTTGACGATAATCTCTCTGTCAAAGACGCCCTAAAACGCGAACTCAAAGAAATTTACGATGCCATTGATGAATACAACCAAATTTTAGAACAAATCTCAAACGACCCCCAAAACGAAGCACTTCTAACCCGCCAAAATGAGCTAAATAAATTTATCGACGCCAAAGATGGCTGGAATATCGACAATAAAATCGAGCGAATTTTGGAGCATTTTGGGCTTAAAATTTACGAAAACCGCTCGGCTTGCACGCTAAGTGGGGGCGAAATTCGCCGCGTGGCACTTGGTGCGCTGGTGCTAAAAAAGCCAGATATTTTGCTACTCGATGAGCCGACAAACCACCTTGATGTCTATATGGTGAGATTTTTGGAGGATATGCTTTTAAATTCGAAGCAAACCATACTTTTCATCTCGCACGATCGCTATTTCATCGACAAACTTGCGACCAGAAGTATCGAGATAGAGGAGGGCAAACTAAGCTTTTTTGATGGCGGATACGAAAACTATTTAAGGCGCAAACAAGAAATTTTAGCTAGCTTGCAAAAATCCCATGAAACGCTTTTAAAACAGCTAAAATACGAAGAAGAGTGGCTTCATCGTGGTGTCAAAGCTAGGCTCAAACGCGACGAGGGTCGCAAAGCCCGCGTGCTAGCCATGAGAGAAGAAGCCAAAAAAAATCCGGGCGTGATAAGGCGCGTGAAATTGGAGCTTGAACGCGCTAGTAGGAATTTCAACGGCACAGGTGGCGAGAACCGCAAAAAAATGCTTTTCGAGTGCAAAAATGTAAGTAAAATTTTAAATGGAAAAGACCTTTTTAAGGGCTTTTCGGCTAGGGTTTTGCAAGGAGAGAGGATTGGCATAGTCGGCGCAAATGGTGCTGGAAAATCGACATTATTAAAAATGTTAATTGGCAAAACTCGCATTGACGGGGGCGAGATCAAAAGGGGCGATATTAAGATCGGCTATTTTGATCAGGCTAGGTCTGAAATTTCAGGCGATAAGAGTTTGATTGAGATTTTTTGCCCAAATGGCGGAGATCACATTATGGTGCGCGGACATTATATGCATGTTTATGGCTATCTTAAAAATTTCTTATTCCCAAAAGAATTTTTGGATAAACCAGTAAGCGTGCTAAGCGGTGGCGAAAAAAACCGCGTCGCCCTTGCCAAGCTTTTTACCGAGCAATACGACTGCCTTATTTTAGATGAGCCGACGAACGATTTGGATATCGCTACAATCAACATTTTGGAAGATTATTTGCTCAGCTTCGAAGGTGCAGTTATCATCGTAAGCCACGATAGATATTTCATCGACAAAATCACAAACAAGCTTTGGGCGTTTGAAAAGGGCAAAATCGAGCAGATTTATATACCATACAGCGAGTATTTGGAGTATGAAGACGAGATAAAAGACCTTGAAATTTATGAAAGCGAGGTCGCTTCTAGCGCGGGGGATACTGCGCCCGAAATCAAAGAAAATAAAAAAGAAAAAACCGCCACGACTAAACTTAGTTATAAACAAAACAAAATTTTAGAAGAATATCCAGCCAAAATCGAAGAGATAGAAAATAGAATAAAAGAGCTAAATCACGCTCTTTCAACCCCTGAAATTTACCAACAAATCGGGCTTCAACCGCTTTTTGAAGAGCTCGAAGAGAAAAAGGGCGCACTAAATCAAATGGAAAACGAATATTTCGAGGTGCTCTCGCTGGCTGAAAATTTAAAATAG